One Desulfuromonas thiophila genomic window carries:
- a CDS encoding ABC transporter substrate-binding protein — MTRPQHQNLWGCALRWLIRSLALVALLTLTGCGDAPGPQKAASPAPTAVRIALSKEAKSTLALVAWKHQLFEQYGLAVEASWHPSGKLALQALLDGQADIAMATTIPVVFAAQRSDRPRILASLSTVRDTYRIVARTDRGIARGSDLVGKRIATQQASAVHYFLYLYLLDQGLHPEQCQLTFLPIVTLPAALVRGDIDAFCARDPFVAQALTAAEQQGIELTQFKAPYLFDSTMLLLAGAEWLAANPEAAVNLMRALAAAETFCLNQPQQAQQMVAELLEIPPATLASYWPSIDLHLGLSQSLLVTLEQQYLWACQQPGSNSHEAEFPFLRWMAPTPLRRVAPHQVTLIEDGCQ; from the coding sequence ATGACCCGCCCACAGCACCAGAACCTCTGGGGCTGCGCGCTCCGCTGGCTGATCCGCAGCCTGGCCCTTGTGGCTCTGCTGACCCTGACGGGCTGTGGCGACGCGCCTGGGCCACAGAAGGCAGCCAGCCCGGCCCCCACAGCGGTACGTATTGCGCTGTCGAAAGAAGCCAAATCCACCCTTGCGCTGGTCGCCTGGAAACACCAGCTGTTTGAACAGTACGGTCTCGCCGTGGAAGCCTCCTGGCATCCGAGCGGCAAGCTGGCGCTTCAGGCGCTACTCGACGGCCAGGCCGACATCGCCATGGCCACCACCATCCCTGTCGTGTTTGCCGCCCAGCGCAGCGACCGGCCGCGCATCCTGGCCAGTTTGTCCACCGTGCGCGACACCTATCGCATTGTGGCTCGCACTGATCGCGGCATTGCCCGCGGCAGCGACCTCGTCGGCAAACGCATTGCCACCCAGCAGGCGTCGGCCGTCCACTACTTTCTCTACCTCTATCTACTGGACCAGGGCCTCCACCCCGAACAGTGCCAGCTGACGTTTTTGCCCATCGTCACCCTGCCCGCGGCGCTGGTGCGCGGCGACATCGACGCCTTCTGCGCACGCGACCCCTTCGTCGCCCAGGCCCTGACCGCCGCCGAACAACAGGGCATCGAACTGACCCAGTTCAAGGCGCCCTATCTGTTCGACAGTACCATGCTGCTGCTGGCCGGTGCGGAGTGGCTGGCGGCCAACCCCGAAGCAGCGGTCAACCTGATGCGTGCGCTGGCCGCGGCCGAAACCTTCTGCCTCAACCAGCCCCAGCAGGCCCAGCAGATGGTCGCTGAGCTGCTGGAAATTCCGCCCGCCACCCTGGCCAGCTACTGGCCGAGCATAGATCTGCACCTGGGGCTGTCCCAGAGCCTGCTGGTTACGCTGGAACAGCAATACCTGTGGGCCTGCCAGCAGCCCGGAAGCAACAGCCACGAAGCCGAGTTCCCGTTTCTGCGCTGGATGGCGCCGACCCCGCTGCGCAGGGTCGCTCCCCATCAGGTGACGCTGATTGAAGACGGTTGCCAATGA
- a CDS encoding CheR family methyltransferase gives MEPINLEKLETELLLKALHDRYGYDFSHYAPASLNRRIASFLSKSGYQHTADLIPRLLRDRAFFNQLLFTISVTVTEMFRDPEFYRALRESILPVLRTYPSLRIWHAGCATGEEVYSMAILLQEEGIAEHCQLYATDINDDSLNQARQGIFNVDRMREYTLNYQQAGGLGSFSDYYHCRYDSAIMDSSLRQRITFANHNLVSDGIFGEMHLICCRNVLIYFDRELQDRALHLFADALTPRGFLCLGTKETPAFSTVADFFNPVAGASHCYQINDKHQTQNPIFTT, from the coding sequence ATGGAACCGATAAATCTTGAAAAACTCGAAACCGAGCTGCTGCTGAAAGCGCTTCACGACCGTTACGGCTACGATTTCAGCCACTACGCCCCGGCCTCACTCAACCGGCGTATTGCCAGTTTCCTGAGCAAAAGCGGTTATCAGCACACGGCCGATCTGATTCCGCGGTTGCTGCGCGACCGTGCCTTTTTCAACCAACTGCTGTTCACCATCTCCGTCACCGTCACCGAAATGTTCCGCGATCCGGAGTTCTACCGCGCCCTGCGTGAATCCATCCTGCCGGTACTGCGCACCTACCCGTCGCTGCGCATCTGGCACGCCGGCTGCGCCACCGGCGAAGAGGTCTATTCCATGGCGATCCTGCTGCAGGAAGAGGGGATCGCCGAGCACTGCCAGCTCTATGCCACGGACATCAATGACGACTCCCTCAACCAGGCCAGGCAGGGCATTTTCAATGTCGATCGCATGCGCGAGTACACCCTCAACTACCAGCAGGCCGGCGGGCTCGGCAGCTTCTCCGATTACTACCACTGCCGCTACGACTCAGCGATCATGGACTCCTCGCTACGCCAGCGCATCACCTTCGCCAATCACAATCTGGTTTCCGATGGCATTTTTGGCGAAATGCACCTGATCTGCTGCCGCAATGTGCTGATCTACTTTGATCGCGAGCTTCAGGATCGGGCCCTGCACCTGTTCGCCGATGCCCTGACACCGCGCGGATTCCTCTGCCTCGGCACCAAGGAAACACCGGCTTTTTCCACTGTCGCCGATTTCTTCAACCCCGTCGCAGGAGCGTCGCACTGTTACCAGATCAATGACAAGCACCAGACACAGAACCCGATTTTCACAACCTGA
- a CDS encoding response regulator, whose amino-acid sequence MAHINPFKTIQFRLPALILLIGLVPLALFGFFSLLASYHELLRVQIRAGQRTAVMAVQQIEQTLQDSARNLTTTAENLSLSSLPPEEQEWTLLMMLKQQPELKGLRILDPSGTTRIKIDNDRVHASGALADQSVRPDMAALRQGKTVFSAPNFSEGLGYLLTIDIPLVDPVNRTLSAVLRAKLAAAPLFSAITDIRIGEQGGLYVLDGENRLLAHSDPSLVFRETRFTPGFMAITQDGSTDEHVRYASLKGIEVFGAGARGPLTGWWVVAERPAAETLAEIHRTRALLLWMLAGMGALCLPLTLFFSARITRPLKRLEQAARAISDGHFNQQISVAGNNELARVAQAFNQMCRDLLHYATQQQHTSWLKDGLGLLEQQTRSILDLNQLGHRALQVMAQHSGIAAARLLIPLANQGWQQVGSYCVEVDSAESVDRRQGLALVQQCAQDRTVVTLENIARDQLVVATGFAGIHPGHLLAMPLLFEDELVAVLELASLPPFSEAQRQFFDHIAPALAVILHSSQSRKRLEQALKQSQELSAQLQAQQEELRVANEELEEQTQQLRASEEQLRVQQEELQSANEELEEKTETLAAQQKLQMEKNRALQAAQESLQEKAAELEKASRYKSEFLANMSHELRTPLNSLLILAHELAGNKSGHLDDKETEAAQIIYSSGSDLLQLINEILDLSKIEAGRLELHRQPVFLDLLSRRLEAAFRHMADSKNLSFSLERSEGTAELVVTDPQRLEQILKNLLSNALKFTDRGGVSVRFYQPDSDEAARQQLGDKPLLAIAVRDTGIGIAKDHLEDIFGAFQQVDGTISRRYGGTGLGLSITRELSKLLGARVTVDSEPGKGSTFTLYLPLGQEAPAAASQETVPAAPAQAQGVSPRPEEPSAPADPAQRPKSLEDDREQLSPHDHVILIVEDDLRFARILADLCHERHFRFLHSADGESALELLQQTPAICAILLDMRLPGLHGMELLEIVKNDRNLRHIPVHVITATEDSNEALQRGALSLVRKPVQAKELEGVFKQIESMSRQSIRQLLIVEGESGEADEIRRIIGNGNVHSTAVNSGESALTTLQEKNIDCMVLDLNLPDMSAIDLLQQIDALDNLAVPPVIIYSGRRLSEKEEQQLSHYTRSIIIRDGNRSPDRLLDEASLFLHRMVSELPDQKQKIIDSLHRNENIFDSKTVLLVDDDMRNIFALSHVLEQRGLTVLQAANGQKALEVLDEHPEINLVLMDIMMPIMDGYEATRRIRARENGGNLPILALTAKAMPEDRQRCLDAGANDYLTKPVHVERLLSLLRIWLYR is encoded by the coding sequence ATGGCGCACATCAATCCTTTTAAAACCATCCAGTTCCGGCTGCCGGCCCTGATTCTGCTGATCGGCCTGGTTCCGCTGGCACTCTTTGGTTTCTTCTCGCTGCTGGCCAGTTATCACGAACTGCTCAGGGTTCAGATCCGTGCCGGCCAGCGCACGGCCGTCATGGCCGTGCAGCAGATCGAGCAAACATTGCAGGACAGCGCACGCAACCTGACCACCACCGCTGAAAACCTGTCCTTGTCTTCTCTGCCACCTGAGGAGCAGGAATGGACCCTGCTGATGATGCTCAAGCAGCAGCCGGAACTCAAAGGTCTTAGAATCCTTGACCCGTCCGGTACAACCCGGATCAAAATCGACAACGACAGAGTCCACGCAAGCGGTGCCCTCGCAGACCAGAGTGTCCGGCCAGACATGGCAGCGCTGCGGCAGGGTAAAACCGTCTTCAGCGCGCCAAACTTCAGCGAAGGACTCGGTTACCTGCTGACCATCGACATCCCACTGGTTGATCCGGTCAACCGCACCCTGTCAGCCGTGCTGCGCGCCAAGCTGGCTGCGGCCCCCCTCTTTTCCGCCATAACCGACATCCGCATCGGCGAGCAGGGCGGCCTCTATGTGCTGGATGGTGAAAACCGGCTACTGGCCCATTCCGACCCGAGTCTGGTGTTCAGGGAGACCCGCTTTACCCCGGGATTCATGGCGATCACCCAGGATGGGTCAACGGATGAACACGTTCGCTACGCCAGCCTCAAAGGGATTGAGGTCTTCGGCGCCGGAGCACGAGGCCCGCTTACCGGCTGGTGGGTGGTCGCCGAACGCCCGGCTGCGGAAACCCTGGCTGAAATCCATCGCACCCGCGCCCTGCTGCTGTGGATGCTGGCAGGCATGGGTGCGCTGTGTCTGCCCCTGACCCTGTTTTTCAGCGCCCGCATCACCCGACCCCTGAAGCGTCTTGAGCAGGCAGCACGCGCCATCAGCGACGGCCACTTCAATCAGCAGATTTCGGTAGCAGGCAATAATGAGCTCGCCCGCGTAGCCCAGGCGTTCAATCAGATGTGCCGCGACCTGCTCCACTACGCTACCCAGCAGCAGCATACCAGTTGGCTAAAGGATGGCTTGGGCCTGCTGGAACAACAGACTCGCAGCATCCTCGACTTAAATCAGCTCGGCCACCGGGCGCTGCAGGTAATGGCGCAACACAGCGGCATTGCCGCCGCCCGGTTGCTGATCCCTCTTGCAAACCAGGGCTGGCAGCAGGTCGGCAGCTACTGTGTCGAAGTGGATTCCGCCGAGTCGGTTGACCGCCGGCAGGGGTTGGCGCTGGTGCAGCAGTGCGCTCAGGATCGAACGGTCGTGACCCTCGAAAACATCGCCCGCGATCAGCTGGTGGTGGCCACTGGCTTTGCCGGCATCCATCCGGGGCACTTGCTCGCAATGCCGCTGCTGTTCGAGGACGAACTGGTTGCGGTATTGGAACTGGCCAGCCTACCCCCATTCAGCGAGGCTCAGCGCCAGTTTTTCGATCACATTGCACCAGCTCTGGCCGTCATCCTCCACAGCAGTCAATCACGCAAACGACTGGAACAGGCGCTGAAGCAGTCGCAGGAGCTGAGCGCCCAGCTGCAGGCCCAACAGGAGGAACTGCGCGTCGCCAACGAAGAGCTGGAAGAACAGACCCAGCAACTGCGCGCCTCGGAAGAACAGCTGCGCGTCCAGCAGGAGGAACTGCAGAGCGCCAACGAGGAACTGGAAGAAAAAACTGAAACCCTGGCCGCCCAGCAAAAGCTGCAGATGGAGAAAAACCGCGCCCTGCAGGCGGCACAGGAGAGCCTGCAGGAAAAAGCCGCAGAACTCGAAAAGGCCAGCCGCTACAAATCGGAATTCCTGGCCAACATGTCTCATGAGCTGCGCACCCCCCTCAACAGCCTGCTGATTCTGGCGCATGAACTGGCCGGCAACAAATCGGGCCATCTCGACGACAAGGAAACCGAGGCCGCGCAGATTATCTACAGCAGCGGCAGTGACCTGCTGCAGCTGATCAATGAGATCCTCGACCTGTCCAAGATCGAGGCGGGGCGACTGGAACTGCATCGTCAACCGGTTTTTCTCGATCTGCTGAGCCGGCGACTGGAAGCGGCCTTCCGCCACATGGCCGACAGCAAAAACCTCAGCTTCAGCCTTGAGCGCAGTGAGGGCACCGCCGAACTGGTGGTCACTGACCCACAGAGATTGGAACAGATCCTGAAGAACCTGCTGTCCAACGCCCTCAAATTCACCGACCGGGGTGGCGTCAGCGTACGCTTTTACCAGCCTGACTCCGACGAGGCGGCGCGCCAGCAACTGGGCGATAAGCCGCTGCTGGCCATTGCCGTGCGCGATACCGGTATCGGCATCGCCAAGGACCATCTGGAAGACATCTTCGGCGCATTTCAGCAGGTCGATGGCACCATCTCCCGCCGCTACGGCGGCACCGGCCTCGGCCTGTCCATCACCCGCGAACTGAGCAAACTGCTAGGTGCCAGGGTCACGGTCGACAGCGAGCCGGGCAAGGGATCCACCTTCACCCTTTACCTGCCATTGGGCCAGGAAGCCCCCGCAGCGGCCAGCCAGGAGACTGTACCGGCGGCACCAGCCCAGGCGCAGGGCGTGTCGCCCAGGCCGGAAGAACCTTCTGCACCAGCGGACCCCGCGCAGCGGCCAAAATCCCTCGAAGACGATCGCGAGCAGCTGTCACCACACGACCATGTCATCCTGATCGTTGAGGACGATCTGCGCTTTGCCCGCATCCTGGCCGACCTGTGTCACGAACGCCATTTCCGCTTTCTGCACAGTGCCGACGGCGAATCAGCCCTTGAGCTGCTGCAGCAGACACCGGCCATCTGCGCCATCCTGCTCGATATGCGCCTACCCGGCCTGCACGGCATGGAACTGCTGGAGATCGTCAAAAACGACCGCAACCTGCGCCACATCCCGGTGCACGTCATCACTGCCACGGAGGACAGCAACGAAGCCCTGCAGCGCGGTGCCCTCAGCCTGGTGCGCAAACCGGTTCAGGCAAAAGAATTGGAAGGCGTTTTCAAACAGATTGAAAGTATGTCCCGCCAGTCGATCCGCCAGCTGCTGATTGTGGAAGGGGAATCAGGCGAAGCCGATGAGATCCGCCGCATCATCGGCAATGGCAATGTCCATTCCACTGCGGTCAACAGCGGTGAATCCGCGTTGACAACGTTGCAGGAGAAAAACATCGACTGCATGGTGCTCGATCTCAACCTGCCGGACATGAGCGCCATCGACCTGTTGCAGCAGATCGATGCCCTTGACAATCTGGCCGTGCCGCCGGTCATCATCTACAGCGGGCGGCGGTTGAGCGAAAAAGAAGAACAGCAGCTATCGCACTACACCCGCTCCATCATCATCCGCGACGGCAACCGATCTCCCGACCGGCTTCTGGATGAAGCCTCGCTGTTTCTGCACCGCATGGTCAGCGAACTGCCGGACCAGAAACAGAAGATCATCGATTCGCTGCACCGCAATGAAAACATTTTTGACAGCAAGACGGTGCTGCTGGTCGATGATGACATGCGCAATATCTTTGCCCTGTCCCACGTGCTGGAGCAGCGAGGTCTGACGGTGCTGCAGGCCGCCAATGGCCAGAAAGCACTGGAGGTGCTCGACGAGCACCCGGAGATCAACCTGGTGCTGATGGACATCATGATGCCAATCATGGACGGTTACGAAGCCACGCGGCGCATCCGCGCCCGCGAAAACGGCGGAAATCTGCCCATTCTGGCCCTGACCGCCAAGGCCATGCCGGAAGACCGTCAGCGCTGTCTTGACGCCGGGGCCAACGACTACCTGACCAAGCCAGTCCACGTGGAACGACTGCTGTCGCTGCTGCGCATCTGGCTGTACCGTTAA
- a CDS encoding ABC transporter substrate-binding protein — translation MSAMSATSVTARRLPCRTLLLALLTSLLLPTFALSIQQPTNGAHHNKQYRFAVLLAGDHRTPRIDGFKQEMARHGDQYGVHHVYTFFNAEGNSSQLLPLARQIVASHPDVAIAAGGIEADALKLATDEAPLPVVFLFSASCVERGQIESIRHPGGNLTGIDSNDTVLTEKRLWYLHKMLPGIKHVTCFSIPTIGSSAESAVLAVEAGKKLGLEVRIIDLESKDELKSKAQQLVRRDNTDAILLFPCGPIHQVFGEALAPLATELGIPIFGDFDDSLAKGAFAHYGSLQSADGAQAARLAIKILHGASPADIPVEIPQHYELVLNRSMIERLKLNLPPQIWRLADRIVDAAPAF, via the coding sequence ATGTCTGCCATGTCTGCCACATCTGTTACAGCGCGTCGGCTTCCCTGCCGAACCCTGCTGCTCGCTCTGCTCACCAGCCTGCTGTTGCCAACCTTCGCCCTGTCCATCCAGCAACCCACCAACGGGGCGCATCACAACAAGCAGTACCGTTTCGCCGTTCTGCTCGCTGGCGACCACCGCACGCCCCGCATTGACGGCTTCAAACAGGAGATGGCCAGGCACGGCGATCAGTACGGCGTCCACCATGTCTACACCTTTTTCAACGCCGAAGGCAACAGCAGCCAGCTCCTGCCGCTGGCGCGCCAGATCGTCGCCAGCCATCCGGATGTGGCCATTGCCGCCGGCGGCATCGAAGCGGACGCCCTGAAACTGGCCACGGATGAGGCCCCCCTGCCGGTCGTGTTTCTCTTCAGCGCTTCCTGCGTCGAGCGCGGCCAGATTGAAAGCATCCGCCATCCCGGTGGCAATCTGACCGGCATTGACAGCAATGACACGGTGCTGACGGAAAAACGCCTGTGGTATCTGCACAAAATGCTGCCAGGAATCAAACACGTCACCTGCTTCAGCATTCCAACCATTGGTTCTTCCGCCGAATCCGCCGTGCTGGCGGTTGAGGCCGGCAAGAAACTCGGTCTGGAGGTACGCATTATCGATCTCGAGAGCAAGGACGAGCTGAAGAGCAAGGCGCAGCAGCTTGTCCGGCGGGACAATACCGACGCCATTCTGCTGTTTCCCTGCGGGCCTATCCATCAGGTATTCGGCGAGGCCCTGGCCCCGTTGGCGACGGAGTTGGGCATCCCCATTTTTGGTGACTTCGATGACAGCCTCGCCAAGGGAGCGTTCGCCCACTACGGCAGTCTGCAAAGTGCCGACGGGGCCCAGGCCGCGCGCCTGGCTATCAAGATTCTTCACGGCGCATCCCCCGCCGACATTCCCGTCGAAATCCCTCAGCATTACGAGCTGGTACTCAATCGCAGCATGATCGAACGGCTGAAACTGAATCTGCCACCCCAGATCTGGCGGCTGGCCGACCGCATCGTCGATGCCGCCCCGGCCTTCTGA
- a CDS encoding sensor histidine kinase, whose product MENETDAQLGVRLQQLEAELHDQEALVQAYLNAARSVLGADSFEQVARQIFDAAIGLIGATSGYVALLSEKGDENEVLFLEAGGRPCTVDPSLPMPIRGLREIAYRTQGVAYENDFMHSEWVKMMPGGHVRLDNVLFAPLNVGGRTVGIMGMANKPTDFTPRDAHLAAMFGDLAAIALQRAYDQQMLHVLTRNLQRSNEDLQQFAYVASHDLFEPLRSISGFLALLEKRYQASLDEIGREFIHFAVEGAARMRKMVEGLLTFSRLETQEKTFNPVDMNAIVRSVLDDLHAQISERQACVHVDSLPRVAVDSSQLRQLWQNLISNAIRYNQSRPPRLEIGCDEKEQEWEFRIADNGIGFDSELYQDKIFQMFKRIDPDSQAAGCGIGLALCRKIVERHGGRIWATSEPGNGSCFYFTLPRPAEAARGKRS is encoded by the coding sequence ATGGAGAATGAAACTGATGCGCAGCTCGGGGTCAGACTGCAGCAGCTCGAAGCTGAATTGCACGATCAGGAGGCGCTGGTCCAGGCGTATCTCAACGCGGCCCGGTCGGTTCTGGGGGCGGACAGTTTTGAACAGGTCGCGCGACAGATTTTCGATGCCGCCATTGGCCTGATAGGGGCTACCTCGGGCTATGTGGCCCTGCTGTCAGAGAAGGGGGATGAAAACGAGGTTCTCTTCCTTGAAGCCGGCGGGCGGCCCTGTACTGTTGACCCGAGCCTGCCGATGCCGATCCGGGGGCTGCGCGAGATCGCCTACCGCACGCAGGGGGTCGCTTACGAAAATGACTTCATGCACAGTGAGTGGGTCAAAATGATGCCCGGGGGCCATGTCCGGCTCGACAACGTGCTGTTTGCGCCGCTCAATGTTGGTGGCAGGACGGTCGGCATCATGGGCATGGCGAACAAGCCGACAGACTTTACCCCGCGCGATGCTCATCTGGCGGCCATGTTTGGCGATCTGGCAGCCATTGCCCTGCAGCGGGCCTACGATCAGCAGATGCTGCATGTCCTGACGCGGAACCTGCAGCGCTCCAATGAGGATCTTCAGCAGTTTGCCTATGTGGCTTCCCATGATCTTTTCGAGCCGCTGCGGTCAATTTCCGGCTTTCTTGCGCTGCTGGAGAAGCGCTATCAGGCCAGTCTGGATGAGATCGGGCGTGAGTTTATCCATTTTGCCGTCGAAGGTGCAGCACGCATGCGCAAAATGGTGGAGGGGCTGCTGACCTTTTCACGGCTTGAGACCCAGGAGAAAACGTTTAATCCTGTTGATATGAATGCGATTGTTCGCAGTGTGCTGGATGATTTACATGCCCAGATTTCCGAACGGCAGGCCTGTGTCCATGTCGACAGCCTGCCCCGGGTTGCTGTCGATAGCAGCCAGTTGCGACAGCTGTGGCAGAACTTGATCAGTAATGCCATTCGCTACAATCAGTCCCGTCCACCCCGGCTGGAGATTGGCTGTGACGAAAAGGAACAGGAGTGGGAGTTCAGGATAGCGGATAACGGCATCGGTTTTGACAGCGAGCTGTATCAGGACAAGATCTTTCAGATGTTCAAACGAATTGATCCAGACAGTCAGGCCGCAGGGTGCGGCATCGGCCTTGCTCTGTGCAGAAAAATTGTTGAACGCCATGGCGGCCGGATCTGGGCGACTTCGGAGCCGGGTAATGGCAGCTGTTTTTATTTCACCCTGCCTCGACCTGCCGAGGCGGCGCGGGGGAAAAGATCGTGA
- a CDS encoding chemotaxis protein CheB: METCTPHQEKTGPARPPFQCVVIGGSAGALTALNALTAVLAPGFPVPLVCVIHLHPHSHTDTFVRALLAQTSLLVKEADDKEALRPATLYLAPANYHLLIEQDRSLALSVDGKVNHSRPSIDVLFETAALAYRDQLAGILLSGASNDGAAGLRRIHDLGGKTLVQTPDTAEVPYMPQSALAATETDAVLPPVEIGHWLNARLARFFSP, from the coding sequence ATGGAAACGTGCACGCCACATCAAGAAAAAACCGGACCAGCCAGGCCGCCCTTCCAGTGCGTCGTCATCGGCGGCTCTGCGGGCGCCCTGACCGCGCTCAACGCGCTGACGGCGGTTCTTGCGCCGGGGTTTCCGGTGCCACTGGTGTGCGTGATCCATCTCCATCCACACTCGCACACCGACACCTTCGTTCGCGCGCTACTGGCTCAGACGTCCCTGCTGGTGAAGGAAGCCGATGACAAGGAAGCACTGCGCCCGGCCACACTCTACCTGGCCCCGGCCAACTATCACCTGCTGATCGAACAGGACCGCAGCCTGGCCCTGTCTGTTGACGGAAAAGTCAACCACAGCCGTCCGTCCATCGATGTCCTGTTTGAAACGGCCGCACTGGCCTACCGTGATCAACTGGCCGGAATTCTGCTCAGCGGAGCCTCCAACGACGGGGCTGCCGGCTTGCGCCGTATCCATGATCTCGGGGGCAAGACCCTGGTACAAACCCCGGACACGGCAGAAGTTCCATATATGCCGCAAAGTGCTTTAGCTGCAACGGAAACCGACGCCGTTCTGCCGCCGGTCGAGATCGGCCACTGGCTCAATGCCCGGCTTGCGCGTTTTTTTTCACCCTGA
- a CDS encoding response regulator, which produces MNEDWIDFAQQQAPPLVLLVDDREANLKAMETILAPLQVGTRCARSGNEALALTLEHDFALALIDVQMPGMDGYETVTLLRQARKTMQLPVIFVSAIYSGDFHHLKGVEVGAVDFIEKPIVPELLLGKVRIFLDLYRHKKALENGNHFLEQQVAQKTAQLREEIEQRKGTEKTLRSVLGKLEKSNIELSRFAFISSHDLKEPLRTIVSFSQLLQKRCNHLDKEPAEYLLFIIAAARQLEAMIDGLLQFSQIDELGPGDVEVDLERTLRRVLTTMEPQSQAHQLQLTCDPLPVIRGNESQFETLWFHLLDNAFKFHRQLPLKIDIRCEEQDKNWLLRLCDNGIGMDPSQFDNVFLIFKRLHTAEHYPGIGLGLALCRKIVEHHGGEIWLENSPDQGLCACLRLPKENRPQQKKPSGTQGEVTP; this is translated from the coding sequence ATGAATGAAGACTGGATTGATTTTGCCCAGCAGCAGGCGCCGCCACTGGTGCTGCTGGTGGATGACCGGGAAGCCAATCTGAAGGCGATGGAAACCATTCTCGCACCGCTGCAGGTGGGAACCCGCTGCGCGCGCTCGGGCAATGAGGCCCTGGCTTTGACTCTGGAACACGATTTCGCCCTGGCTCTGATCGACGTGCAGATGCCCGGCATGGATGGCTACGAAACCGTTACGCTCCTGCGCCAGGCCAGGAAAACCATGCAGCTGCCCGTCATCTTTGTTTCGGCCATCTACTCCGGCGACTTCCATCACCTCAAGGGGGTGGAAGTCGGCGCAGTGGATTTCATCGAAAAGCCTATCGTGCCCGAGCTGCTGCTGGGCAAGGTGCGCATTTTTCTCGATCTCTACCGTCACAAGAAGGCCCTGGAAAATGGCAACCATTTTCTCGAACAGCAGGTGGCCCAGAAGACCGCCCAGCTGCGCGAGGAAATCGAGCAGCGCAAAGGGACGGAAAAGACCCTGCGTTCCGTGCTCGGCAAGCTGGAGAAATCCAACATTGAACTGAGCCGCTTTGCTTTCATCTCCTCCCACGATCTCAAAGAGCCGTTGCGCACCATCGTCAGTTTCAGCCAGTTGCTGCAGAAACGCTGCAACCACCTCGACAAGGAACCGGCCGAGTACCTGCTTTTCATCATTGCCGCCGCGCGCCAGCTCGAAGCCATGATCGACGGGCTGCTACAGTTTTCCCAGATCGACGAGCTGGGGCCCGGCGACGTGGAGGTGGACCTCGAACGCACGTTACGGCGCGTTCTGACCACTATGGAACCACAGAGCCAGGCCCACCAGCTGCAACTGACCTGCGACCCGCTGCCCGTCATCCGCGGCAACGAGTCGCAGTTCGAGACACTTTGGTTTCACCTGCTCGACAATGCCTTCAAGTTTCACCGCCAGCTGCCACTGAAAATCGACATCCGCTGTGAAGAACAGGATAAAAACTGGCTGCTGCGCCTGTGCGATAACGGCATCGGCATGGATCCCTCCCAGTTTGACAACGTGTTTCTGATCTTCAAGCGCCTGCACACGGCCGAACACTATCCCGGCATCGGTCTGGGGCTGGCCCTGTGCCGCAAGATTGTTGAACATCATGGCGGCGAGATCTGGCTCGAAAACAGCCCCGACCAGGGACTCTGTGCCTGCCTGCGGCTGCCGAAGGAAAATCGGCCACAGCAAAAAAAACCGTCCGGCACGCAAGGAGAAGTCACCCCATGA